A single window of Cytobacillus dafuensis DNA harbors:
- a CDS encoding O-antigen polymerase, which produces MLALFVWIIVSILSIMLFKRVSGSLALTKPNLVSLVFYYSLFVSSYIGSLLIVLDIDHYYMINKLDHESSRYIGFAAVSFVMVFLPLTMLGVSKLANFNAKREFADYLKKPVANTFDQKNEFYLLFLGISIISMLAVAYTLLKTYQVPLFELLKGNFAELGKLRIDAARNFNGNVLIRNIFAIALTPLLSLIAYVYTVKTKQLKWFFLFLALFGSAILINIYDLAKSPIFFYIIMFIFVRIYIGKTVLTRGKIFALSAIGAVAIVFMYVFIQGVNDIEAFLSYSSGPIGRIILAQIAPTFLHFDIFGDSIPFLHGSSLPSIITGWFDVEQVRSARLVMANAFPNRIEDGTGGVLNTLFIAEAYANFGYLGVIIGTIYVGIFIQLLYIIFIRLPKNPIFLCLFIYFSINIPRTLVGGFADFLFNPIWLFITCLFVGMLLFIRFRLDLFAYFSKRKAAGNER; this is translated from the coding sequence ATGTTGGCTTTATTTGTATGGATCATTGTATCCATTCTATCTATCATGCTCTTTAAAAGAGTGTCAGGAAGTCTTGCTTTGACAAAGCCGAATTTAGTTTCATTAGTTTTTTACTATTCTTTATTCGTATCGAGCTATATCGGAAGCTTGCTTATTGTGCTGGATATTGATCATTACTATATGATTAATAAGCTGGACCATGAAAGCAGCAGGTATATCGGCTTTGCAGCGGTATCATTTGTCATGGTTTTTCTTCCATTAACGATGCTAGGTGTATCTAAGCTTGCAAACTTTAATGCGAAGAGAGAATTTGCTGACTACCTGAAAAAACCAGTTGCCAATACGTTTGATCAAAAAAATGAATTTTATTTGCTTTTTCTAGGTATTTCAATCATAAGCATGCTAGCTGTTGCCTATACGTTATTAAAGACATACCAAGTCCCGCTTTTTGAATTGTTAAAAGGGAATTTCGCTGAGCTTGGTAAGCTGCGGATTGACGCTGCACGTAATTTTAACGGCAATGTCTTAATAAGAAATATTTTTGCAATTGCTCTGACACCATTACTATCCTTAATAGCGTATGTATATACAGTTAAGACGAAGCAATTGAAATGGTTTTTCTTATTTTTAGCCCTTTTTGGAAGTGCGATCCTAATAAACATATATGATTTGGCAAAGTCTCCCATTTTCTTCTATATCATTATGTTTATCTTTGTTCGAATTTATATTGGAAAAACGGTGCTTACACGCGGGAAAATTTTCGCATTATCCGCTATCGGAGCGGTGGCAATTGTGTTCATGTATGTATTCATTCAGGGCGTGAATGATATTGAAGCTTTCTTATCCTATTCGTCTGGCCCAATTGGAAGGATCATTCTGGCTCAAATTGCGCCGACATTTTTGCATTTTGATATATTCGGTGACTCTATTCCTTTTTTGCATGGCAGCAGTCTTCCGTCTATCATAACGGGCTGGTTTGATGTGGAACAAGTCCGCTCGGCAAGGCTTGTTATGGCGAATGCTTTTCCAAATCGGATTGAGGATGGGACAGGCGGAGTATTAAATACTCTGTTTATTGCTGAAGCGTATGCGAACTTTGGTTATTTAGGGGTCATAATTGGAACGATATATGTAGGGATATTTATTCAGCTACTCTATATTATTTTTATCAGACTTCCAAAAAATCCAATCTTTTTATGCTTATTTATTTATTTTTCCATCAATATTCCACGGACATTAGTAGGTGGCTTTGCCGATTTTCTATTTAATCCAATATGGCTATTCATCACTTGCTTATTCGTTGGAATGTTATTGTTTATTAGATTTCGTTTAGATTTGTTTGCCTACTTTTCAAAAAGGAAAGCGGCAGGAAACGAAAGATAA